The sequence below is a genomic window from Candidatus Omnitrophota bacterium.
TCTCTATACGCTGGATTATTGCTTGAGGGATTAATACCTCATAGCAAATACCACCGGCATCTATAATGGCGCTTGTTTGGTCATGCGAAATCAATTTTCCGCTTATACGCGCAATCATAATACCCTCTTGGATATGTAACAATGCGCAACCGCTAAGCCTAAGGCATCGGTAACATCAGTATATTTGGGCAGGTCCTTGATGCCCAGTATATTGGCAATCATATGCTGCACTTGATGTTTTGACGCCAGGCCGTTTCCGACAATAGCTTTTTTTACTCTTGTTGCCGCGTATTCAACCATCGTAATACGGCAGGTAGAGCAGGCTAAACAAATTACTCCTCTTGCTTGGCCAAGCATATATGAAATAGTCGGATACTGATAATGTGAATAGATCTTTTCAAGCACCATTATCTTAGGATTTGTTTCTTTAATCAAGGCTGATACTTCAGAATAGATCTTACCCAGCCTTGAAGCGATATCATTTTTCCCGGAAGTGGTAATTACCCCCGCCTCCAAAAGGCGTAAACTGTTTTTTCCAAAATCAATTACGCCGTAACCGGTGGTATTTATCGCCGGGTCAATCCCTAAGATCACCATTAATTCCTACTGTTCGTTTGAGATCTTTTCCATGATTTCATCCGGGATATCAAAATTAGCATAAACCTGCTGTACGTCATCGTGTTCTTCCAGGGCATCTATCAAGGCTAACAGCTGTTTTGCTTCACTTTCACCGAGCTTTATGGTGGATGAAGGGATCATGGTTACTTCAGCGTCCTGGCATTTTATGCCTTTTTGGTCAATGGCAGCTTTAACCTTTTCAAAATTCTGCAGGTCGGTGGTGATTTCAAAATTTTTATCATCGCTTTTCATATCTTCCGCGCCGGCTTCAAGCACTAAATTCATAAGCTCTTCTTCTTTGGCAGAGCTTTTCTCAATAAGAAAGTATCCTTTTTTAGCAAACATCCAGCTTACCGCTCCCGCCCCGGCGAAATTTCCGCCTCGTTTAGACATAATACTTCTTATTTCAGCGCTGGTGCGATTTTTATTGTCCGTAAGGGTTTCAACTAATATGGCTACTCCTGCCGGCCCATAGGCTTCATAAATAGCGTTCTCATAAATAACGCCGGGAAGCTCGCCGGTGCCTCTTTTAA
It includes:
- a CDS encoding YebC/PmpR family DNA-binding transcriptional regulator, producing MSGHSKWKTNKGKKSLADAKKGALYTKIIRELTTVAREGGGNPDTNPRLRAVMLKAKEGNMPSDNVKMAIKRGTGELPGVIYENAIYEAYGPAGVAILVETLTDNKNRTSAEIRSIMSKRGGNFAGAGAVSWMFAKKGYFLIEKSSAKEEELMNLVLEAGAEDMKSDDKNFEITTDLQNFEKVKAAIDQKGIKCQDAEVTMIPSSTIKLGESEAKQLLALIDALEEHDDVQQVYANFDIPDEIMEKISNEQ
- the ruvC gene encoding crossover junction endodeoxyribonuclease RuvC; translation: MVILGIDPAINTTGYGVIDFGKNSLRLLEAGVITTSGKNDIASRLGKIYSEVSALIKETNPKIMVLEKIYSHYQYPTISYMLGQARGVICLACSTCRITMVEYAATRVKKAIVGNGLASKHQVQHMIANILGIKDLPKYTDVTDALGLAVAHCYISKRVL